The following proteins are co-located in the bacterium genome:
- a CDS encoding transketolase produces MLTEHEVRYFEEIARRIRFDIVKMTYHAGSGHPGGSLSIADMLAVLYFKHLRHRPKEPDWEGRDRVVLSKGHACPALYAVLAESGYFPREELWTLRKLGSRLQGHPARDKGLPGIEASTGSLGQGLSIAVGMAISGKYLDKADWRVYAILGDGEIQEGQIWEAFMAGAHYKLDNLTAIIDNNDLQIDGRVRDVMSIYPLVEKLEAFGWHVIDINGHSIRELDEAFEQAKSMSGKPTAIIMHTTKGKGVSFMEDHAEWHGKAPNREQALIAMKDLGFPPEALDSDIR; encoded by the coding sequence ATGTTGACAGAGCATGAGGTTCGTTATTTTGAGGAGATAGCCCGCAGGATAAGATTTGACATTGTAAAAATGACCTACCATGCGGGTTCGGGGCATCCCGGTGGTTCATTGTCAATAGCTGACATGTTGGCAGTTTTGTACTTCAAACATCTTCGTCACCGTCCCAAAGAGCCTGACTGGGAAGGACGAGATAGAGTGGTGTTGTCTAAGGGTCATGCGTGTCCAGCACTTTATGCAGTACTGGCAGAGAGCGGTTATTTCCCTCGCGAGGAGCTCTGGACGCTTCGCAAGCTTGGCTCACGGCTTCAGGGACATCCCGCGCGGGATAAGGGCTTGCCCGGAATCGAGGCTTCGACTGGCTCACTGGGGCAGGGATTGTCTATAGCGGTGGGAATGGCAATATCAGGGAAATATCTCGATAAAGCTGACTGGCGCGTATACGCGATTCTTGGCGATGGCGAAATTCAGGAAGGACAAATATGGGAAGCGTTCATGGCTGGTGCCCATTATAAACTCGACAACCTCACGGCGATAATAGACAATAACGACCTCCAGATCGATGGTAGAGTGAGGGATGTGATGTCAATCTATCCGCTGGTTGAGAAACTTGAGGCGTTCGGCTGGCATGTTATAGATATAAACGGGCATTCGATTCGTGAGCTCGATGAGGCATTTGAGCAGGCGAAATCAATGTCTGGGAAGCCCACAGCCATCATAATGCACACAACGAAGGGCAAGGGGGTTTCATTCATGGAGGACCATGCCGAGTGGCACGGGAAAGCTCCCAATCGCGAACAGGCACTAATAGCCATGAAAGACCTTGGATTCCCACCCGAGGCACTGGATAGTGATATAAGATGA